The Spirochaetota bacterium genome contains a region encoding:
- the feoB gene encoding ferrous iron transport protein B: protein MYKIALVGQPNSGKTTIFNYLTKSNQHVGNWPGVTVEKKEGFLQYNDLKEIDIDTKIKLSSLRNKIINIVDLPGIYSLSSLTIEEKITRDYLINEKPNLIINIIDSNNIQRHLFLTFQILTLNIPIIIVFNFIDELNEKNLDINEKKLNTMLNTKIVKANARKQNGLNLIIKNIVDYLYNFETIGNGRKENNYFPVFKIPIEDSEIKNNLENLSKLIFENIDIKYRDFSLFFSLKFFENDEDISNFLSKLLEKEILNKITNIKNNFYKKFKYDDIFHIWIYSIAAGIEKEIIISKNNIKRKNYTFSPDIILLNNFIGLPLFFLIIFFVFFLTFKLGDFFSSIIENILLYFSNTIENVIKNNLIISLINNGIISGIGNILILLPYIFIMFFLFGILEDIGYFPRITFLVDKFFHKLGLHGKSFIPLILGFGCNVPAIMGTRTLEKKEERIKTILMIPLISCSGRLPIYLIFTSAFFSKYESFVVFFLYFLGIIFSIITALILNKTFLKKSSEGLIIELPPYRMPILKNLLFYSIPKVKEFLKKAGTLIFFFTILYWFISYFPNPSFYGTEKSIAGKISKILSPIFKPLNFDWRLSLSLISGFFAKELVISTLGVIFANSGNLINILPLHYEPITALSFLIFVSLYVPCISTLVAIRNETKSFFWTIFGTIYPIFVAWIVTFLFLKLYSIIILLF from the coding sequence ATGTATAAGATAGCCTTAGTTGGTCAACCAAATTCTGGTAAAACTACTATTTTTAATTATCTAACAAAATCTAATCAACATGTAGGAAATTGGCCTGGTGTAACAGTTGAAAAAAAAGAAGGTTTCTTACAATATAATGACTTAAAAGAAATTGATATCGATACAAAGATTAAATTAAGTTCTCTAAGAAACAAAATAATAAATATAGTTGATCTACCAGGAATTTATAGTCTATCTTCCTTAACAATAGAGGAAAAAATAACAAGAGATTATTTAATAAATGAAAAACCCAATCTAATTATCAATATTATTGATAGCAACAACATTCAAAGACATCTTTTTTTAACTTTTCAAATTTTAACCCTTAATATACCTATAATAATAGTCTTCAACTTTATTGATGAACTTAATGAAAAAAATTTAGATATAAACGAAAAAAAACTCAACACCATGCTAAATACAAAAATTGTAAAAGCTAATGCAAGAAAACAGAATGGACTTAATTTGATAATAAAAAACATAGTAGATTATCTTTACAATTTTGAAACAATAGGAAATGGAAGAAAAGAAAATAATTATTTCCCTGTATTTAAAATACCAATTGAAGACTCTGAAATCAAAAATAATTTAGAAAATTTAAGTAAGTTAATTTTTGAAAATATTGACATAAAATATAGAGATTTTTCCCTATTCTTTTCATTAAAATTTTTTGAAAACGATGAAGATATTTCTAATTTTTTAAGTAAACTCTTAGAAAAAGAAATACTAAATAAAATAACAAATATTAAAAATAATTTTTATAAAAAGTTTAAATATGATGATATTTTTCATATTTGGATTTATAGCATTGCTGCAGGAATCGAAAAAGAGATAATAATAAGTAAAAATAATATAAAAAGAAAAAACTATACATTTTCCCCTGATATCATATTATTAAATAATTTTATTGGTTTACCTTTATTTTTTTTAATTATATTTTTTGTATTTTTTCTAACCTTTAAATTAGGAGATTTCTTTTCTTCAATTATAGAAAATATTTTATTATATTTTTCAAATACAATAGAAAATGTTATAAAAAATAATTTAATTATTTCATTAATAAATAATGGAATTATTTCTGGAATAGGAAATATTTTAATTCTTTTACCATATATTTTTATAATGTTTTTTCTTTTTGGAATTCTTGAAGATATAGGTTATTTTCCAAGAATTACTTTTTTAGTGGATAAATTTTTTCATAAATTAGGTCTCCATGGAAAATCTTTCATACCATTAATTCTTGGTTTTGGATGTAATGTACCTGCTATTATGGGAACAAGGACTCTTGAAAAAAAAGAGGAAAGAATTAAAACAATTCTTATGATACCATTGATCTCTTGCTCAGGGAGACTACCTATATATCTAATCTTTACTTCTGCTTTCTTTTCAAAATATGAAAGTTTTGTAGTGTTTTTTTTATACTTTTTAGGTATTATTTTTTCTATTATTACTGCTTTAATTCTCAATAAAACATTTCTAAAAAAAAGTTCAGAAGGATTAATTATTGAGCTTCCGCCATATAGAATGCCTATACTAAAAAATCTTCTTTTCTATTCAATTCCAAAAGTAAAAGAATTTCTTAAAAAAGCCGGAACACTTATTTTCTTTTTTACAATATTATATTGGTTTATTTCATATTTCCCTAATCCATCATTTTATGGAACTGAAAAAAGTATTGCAGGAAAAATATCAAAAATTCTAAGTCCCATTTTTAAACCTTTAAACTTTGATTGGAGACTTTCATTAAGTTTAATTAGTGGATTTTTTGCAAAAGAATTAGTTATTTCCACCTTAGGTGTAATTTTTGCTAATAGTGGAAACCTTATAAATATTTTACCTTTGCATTATGAACCAATTACTGCCTTAAGCTTCTTAATTTTTGTTTCTTTATATGTACCTTGTATATCAACCTTAGTAGCAATTAGAAACGAAACAAAATCATTTTTCTGGACAATTTTTGGAACAATATATCCTATTTTTGTAGCTTGGATAGTAACTTTTTTATTTTTAAAACTATACAGTATTATTATTTTACTTTTCTAA
- the purH gene encoding bifunctional phosphoribosylaminoimidazolecarboxamide formyltransferase/IMP cyclohydrolase codes for MSLGCDNKKYALISVFDKNNVEKIVEFLIKKKYEIISTGGTLKYLREKGFSPIEISDYTGFPEILDGRVKTLHPKVHAGILSLRDKMEHMETNKNYNIPYIDFVVVNLYPFFEKVNSDLSFNEKIEFIDIGGPTLLRAAAKNFKDVVVLSDPKDYELVIDEFERKESISYETRKYLAFKVFNMISSYDACISNFLYDKSYGFPEYLSLSYKKDFDLRYGENPHQKASFYIDSYYDGFFKNFEKLHGKELSYNNIKDIDAAWKIACEFENPVAVGVKHNVPCFVAVADNLYNAYLKGLRCDDISIFGGIVAFNGKVCSDLAKKLNEIFLEIIIANDFSDEALYILKKKKNLRIIKIKDNKIKQKYDFSPVDGGILLQEYDNFLFEGFNVVTSKVPDNYLKDQMIFAYKVVKYCKSNAIVVTTDFATSGIAGGQVNRIWAAKQALSRAKDRFNQIDVLASDGFFPFPDVVEEALKYGVKAIIQPGGSIKDNESIELAEKNNIIMVITNTRHFKH; via the coding sequence ATGAGTTTAGGTTGTGATAATAAAAAATATGCATTAATAAGTGTTTTTGATAAAAATAATGTAGAAAAAATTGTAGAATTTTTAATTAAAAAAAAATATGAAATTATTTCAACTGGTGGGACTTTAAAGTATTTAAGGGAAAAAGGTTTTAGTCCAATAGAAATCTCGGATTATACAGGATTTCCAGAAATCCTTGATGGTAGAGTTAAAACTCTTCATCCTAAAGTTCATGCTGGTATTTTAAGTTTAAGAGATAAGATGGAACACATGGAAACTAATAAAAATTACAATATTCCATATATTGACTTTGTTGTTGTAAACCTTTATCCATTTTTTGAAAAAGTTAATTCTGATTTAAGTTTTAATGAAAAAATTGAATTTATTGATATAGGAGGTCCAACACTTTTAAGAGCTGCTGCTAAAAATTTTAAAGATGTTGTTGTTTTATCTGATCCAAAAGATTATGAATTAGTTATAGATGAATTTGAAAGAAAAGAAAGTATATCTTATGAAACAAGAAAATATCTTGCTTTTAAAGTTTTTAATATGATTTCTAGCTATGATGCTTGTATATCTAATTTTTTGTATGATAAAAGTTATGGTTTTCCTGAGTATCTAAGTTTGTCTTATAAAAAAGATTTTGATTTAAGATATGGTGAAAATCCTCATCAAAAAGCATCCTTTTATATTGATTCTTATTATGATGGTTTTTTTAAAAATTTTGAAAAATTACATGGCAAAGAATTATCTTACAATAATATTAAAGACATTGATGCAGCCTGGAAAATAGCTTGTGAGTTTGAAAACCCTGTTGCTGTTGGTGTAAAGCACAATGTACCATGTTTTGTTGCAGTTGCTGATAATTTATACAATGCTTATTTAAAAGGGTTAAGATGTGATGATATTTCAATTTTTGGAGGAATAGTTGCTTTTAATGGAAAGGTATGTAGTGATCTTGCAAAGAAATTAAATGAAATATTTCTTGAAATTATTATTGCTAATGATTTTAGTGATGAAGCCTTATATATTCTAAAAAAGAAAAAGAATTTGAGAATTATAAAAATTAAAGATAATAAAATTAAACAAAAATATGATTTTTCTCCAGTTGATGGAGGAATACTTTTACAGGAATATGATAATTTTTTATTTGAAGGTTTCAATGTTGTAACATCTAAAGTTCCAGATAACTATTTGAAAGATCAGATGATCTTTGCTTATAAAGTTGTTAAGTATTGTAAATCAAATGCCATAGTTGTAACTACTGATTTTGCAACATCTGGTATTGCTGGAGGTCAAGTTAATAGAATTTGGGCAGCAAAACAAGCATTATCAAGAGCTAAAGATAGATTTAATCAAATTGATGTTCTTGCATCAGATGGTTTTTTCCCATTTCCAGATGTTGTTGAAGAAGCTCTAAAATATGGAGTTAAAGCTATTATTCAACCAGGAGGTTCAATAAAAGATAATGAATCTATAGAACTTGCGGAAAAAAATAACATAATTATGGTAATAACAAATACAAGGCATTTTAAACACTAA
- a CDS encoding ferrous iron transport protein A: MCITEIKNNERFRIDKINGGPGLIRRLRDLGLLSGEEILMIKNENKGPIIINVKGSMIALGRGIAQKIYGQKIS; encoded by the coding sequence ATGTGTATAACAGAAATAAAAAATAATGAAAGATTTAGAATAGATAAAATTAACGGAGGACCTGGTCTTATTAGGAGACTTAGAGATCTTGGACTTTTATCTGGTGAAGAAATATTAATGATAAAAAATGAAAACAAAGGACCAATAATAATAAATGTTAAGGGATCAATGATTGCATTAGGCAGAGGTATTGCTCAAAAAATTTATGGACAAAAAATAAGTTAG
- a CDS encoding ABC transporter ATP-binding protein/permease: MKKLLKYILKYWKEHKWRISILIVFSIISTIIMVYWPVILKNVIDSITENLKLNNVLKNLFIFVILSFLFVFFYTSIQLNRIFINRSFFFKMTLDLVIFILKQSKKFFNKFKTGDILTRIIDDIQNLSWFSCSGIFRFFDALSIIIFSFVVMISLSPQITLFILIPIILIFINIVLIEKKLDYAYEQLQKSISEVNDNIEKAFSAIKIIKSCNMEEFSSKEFELLMNKRKNKELRIVLLDAIWHGSNMFYMNLGFFIIILFSGKFVIAGTLSLGTFIAFTQYYYTINEYFYSIVYFFVNLKRNTIASKRIMELYENDSILKYDKIFYEGYKSLINIENIEKIEFKNVTLKFGDRTIFENLNLTINKGDFIGIKGKVGSGKTLLCDLIVGNEMPSSGEILVNGIPIEKINIKSYRANFGYVLQEPLLFSESIKENITFSNFNSRKLDNLNFSNIEDSFYYEYEKRKFFDFFKKIDREIKIDEDEELKKREELNKDQNYKMIQEFNKNEDIKEIFNYKKLEKVQIDEFKENEKYNLNYLIKIDENLIESINFANLTDDIKMFPDGINTKVGTKGIMVSGGQRERITIARAIYKKPNIYIFDDSTRSLDAKTEHKVIKNIKALSKNNTIIMVTHRIESLKYADKIIELG; encoded by the coding sequence ATGAAAAAGTTATTAAAATATATTTTAAAATATTGGAAAGAACATAAATGGAGAATATCAATATTAATTGTTTTTTCCATAATTAGTACTATTATAATGGTTTATTGGCCTGTTATTCTCAAAAATGTTATAGACTCAATAACAGAAAATTTAAAGTTGAATAATGTATTAAAAAATCTTTTTATTTTTGTTATTTTATCTTTTCTTTTTGTATTTTTTTATACTTCGATACAATTAAATAGAATTTTCATTAATAGATCTTTCTTTTTTAAGATGACTCTTGATCTTGTTATATTTATACTAAAACAATCCAAAAAATTTTTTAATAAATTCAAAACAGGAGATATTCTAACAAGAATTATAGATGATATACAAAATTTGTCTTGGTTTTCATGTTCTGGAATATTTAGGTTTTTTGATGCTCTATCAATAATTATTTTTTCTTTTGTAGTTATGATTAGTTTGTCTCCACAAATTACTCTTTTTATTTTAATACCAATTATTTTAATATTTATTAATATTGTTTTAATTGAGAAAAAACTTGACTATGCTTATGAACAATTGCAAAAAAGTATTTCTGAAGTTAATGATAATATTGAAAAAGCTTTTTCTGCTATAAAAATTATTAAAAGTTGTAATATGGAAGAATTTTCATCAAAAGAGTTTGAATTATTAATGAATAAAAGAAAAAACAAGGAATTAAGAATTGTATTATTAGATGCTATTTGGCATGGTTCAAATATGTTTTATATGAATCTTGGATTTTTTATTATAATTTTATTTTCGGGGAAATTCGTTATTGCGGGTACTTTAAGTTTGGGCACATTTATAGCTTTTACACAATACTATTATACTATTAATGAATATTTTTATTCTATAGTTTATTTTTTTGTAAATTTAAAAAGGAATACTATTGCTTCTAAAAGAATTATGGAACTTTATGAAAATGATTCTATACTAAAATATGATAAAATATTTTATGAAGGATATAAGAGTTTAATAAATATTGAAAATATTGAAAAAATAGAGTTTAAAAACGTTACATTAAAGTTTGGTGATAGAACTATATTTGAAAATTTAAATTTGACAATAAATAAGGGAGATTTTATTGGTATAAAAGGTAAAGTAGGAAGTGGTAAAACATTATTATGTGATTTAATAGTTGGTAATGAAATGCCATCTTCAGGAGAAATATTAGTAAATGGTATACCAATCGAGAAAATAAATATAAAAAGTTATAGAGCCAATTTTGGATATGTTTTACAAGAACCTTTGCTTTTTTCTGAATCAATTAAGGAAAACATTACTTTTAGTAATTTTAATTCTAGAAAATTAGATAACTTAAATTTCTCCAATATTGAAGATAGTTTTTATTATGAATATGAAAAAAGAAAATTTTTTGATTTTTTTAAAAAGATAGATAGGGAGATTAAAATTGATGAAGATGAAGAATTAAAAAAAAGAGAAGAATTAAATAAAGATCAAAATTATAAAATGATCCAAGAATTTAATAAAAATGAAGATATAAAAGAAATATTTAATTATAAAAAATTAGAAAAAGTTCAAATCGATGAATTTAAAGAAAATGAAAAATATAACTTAAATTATTTGATTAAAATTGATGAAAATCTTATAGAATCTATTAATTTTGCTAACTTAACTGATGATATAAAAATGTTTCCTGATGGAATAAATACTAAAGTTGGAACTAAAGGAATAATGGTTTCTGGCGGACAAAGAGAAAGGATAACAATAGCAAGAGCAATTTATAAAAAACCGAACATTTATATATTTGATGATTCTACTAGATCTCTTGATGCTAAAACTGAGCATAAAGTTATTAAAAATATTAAAGCATTAAGTAAAAATAATACCATTATTATGGTTACTCATAGAATTGAATCTTTAAAATATGCAGATAAAATAATTGAATTAGGCTAA
- a CDS encoding metal-dependent transcriptional regulator: protein MDKILTQSLEDYLEAIYILLLKHKVVRVKNIAEYLKVKQSSVNKAINELSKYNYIDHEKYGYIDLTDQGYKKANEIFNKHNLISNFLIKILNVSEENSYKDACIIEHYLSNETISKMEEFMKNYKK, encoded by the coding sequence ATGGATAAAATTTTAACTCAAAGTCTTGAAGATTATCTTGAAGCCATATATATATTGTTACTTAAACATAAAGTAGTTAGAGTTAAAAATATAGCTGAATATTTAAAAGTTAAGCAATCTTCAGTCAATAAAGCAATAAATGAATTATCTAAATACAATTATATAGACCATGAAAAGTATGGCTATATTGACCTTACAGACCAAGGATATAAAAAAGCTAATGAAATATTTAATAAACATAATCTTATAAGTAATTTTTTAATAAAAATATTAAATGTTTCAGAAGAAAACTCTTACAAAGATGCTTGTATAATCGAACATTATCTTTCCAATGAAACCATTTCAAAAATGGAAGAATTTATGAAAAACTATAAAAAATAA
- a CDS encoding ankyrin repeat domain-containing protein, with the protein MKRNILIIVFLMLINIVFLSQTNTDIDKFVELCKNGKIDQIKKEITKFSNINFLNSEGISPLMAAAAYNPDELVVDFLLDKGALHEFKDKLGNTASLYAARYNRNELVIQTLINRGSSVHWQNNYGQNALMLASRYNPNPQVIYILIAKGARLDQTTNDYFGMLPVMYAAFNPNPQIIYIYIEKGVNLNVKTYDEWTPLMFAAAYNPNHIVLEYLLQRGANVNEVNKDYMDALMIAAKFNENPEIIKTILKFEPDLKRKDLNGMNALMHATANNKNVEVIRVLLKSKININDFDNKGYNAFHHAVKSNQNIEIINFLLQNGFSLNTLTLDGYNPISIAARYRSDLDIFRMLLKNGDNINHKIKNGDTPLMISIKYNNSINVIEFLLNNKILINESNNDGQNALHYAVLSSNSLELAKLLISRNIEINKRDKNGQTPLIYAAKFLTNWDVIDILLKAGADKNIKDNFGKTAYDYAKENPYLLDDQDNLNKLK; encoded by the coding sequence ATGAAAAGGAATATTTTAATAATAGTATTTTTAATGCTAATAAATATTGTTTTTTTATCTCAAACAAATACTGACATAGATAAGTTTGTTGAATTATGCAAAAATGGAAAAATTGATCAAATTAAAAAAGAGATTACAAAATTTAGTAATATTAATTTTCTTAATTCTGAAGGAATATCTCCACTTATGGCTGCTGCGGCTTATAATCCTGATGAACTTGTTGTTGATTTTCTTTTAGATAAAGGTGCCTTACATGAATTTAAGGATAAACTTGGCAACACAGCTTCTTTATATGCTGCCAGATATAATAGGAATGAGCTTGTCATACAAACTTTAATAAATAGAGGATCAAGTGTTCATTGGCAAAATAATTATGGTCAAAATGCCTTAATGCTAGCGTCAAGATATAACCCAAATCCTCAAGTTATTTATATTTTAATAGCTAAAGGTGCAAGACTAGACCAAACTACAAATGATTATTTTGGAATGTTACCAGTTATGTATGCTGCATTCAATCCTAATCCACAAATTATTTATATTTATATTGAGAAAGGCGTTAATTTAAATGTCAAAACTTATGATGAATGGACACCTTTGATGTTTGCTGCTGCTTATAACCCAAATCACATTGTTCTTGAATATCTTTTGCAAAGAGGAGCTAATGTTAACGAAGTTAATAAAGATTATATGGATGCTTTAATGATTGCTGCAAAATTTAACGAAAATCCAGAAATAATTAAAACTATTTTAAAATTTGAACCTGATTTAAAAAGAAAAGATTTAAATGGAATGAATGCTTTAATGCATGCTACTGCAAATAATAAAAATGTAGAAGTTATTAGAGTATTATTAAAATCAAAAATAAATATAAATGACTTTGATAATAAAGGTTATAATGCTTTTCATCATGCAGTAAAATCAAATCAAAATATAGAAATAATTAATTTTTTGTTACAAAATGGTTTTAGTTTAAATACATTAACTTTAGATGGTTACAATCCAATTTCTATAGCTGCTAGATATAGAAGTGATCTTGATATATTTAGAATGCTTTTAAAAAATGGAGATAACATAAACCATAAGATTAAAAATGGAGATACTCCATTGATGATTTCAATAAAATATAATAATAGTATTAATGTTATTGAATTTTTATTAAATAATAAAATATTAATTAATGAGTCTAATAATGATGGACAAAATGCTTTGCATTATGCTGTTTTAAGCAGTAATTCACTAGAATTAGCTAAATTGTTAATATCAAGAAATATAGAAATTAATAAAAGAGATAAAAATGGTCAGACTCCACTAATATATGCTGCTAAATTTTTAACAAATTGGGATGTGATTGATATTTTATTAAAAGCAGGTGCAGATAAAAATATTAAAGATAATTTTGGAAAAACAGCTTATGATTATGCAAAAGAAAATCCATATTTATTGGATGATCAGGATAATTTAAATAAATTAAAATAA
- a CDS encoding ABC transporter ATP-binding protein/permease, whose protein sequence is MNYKRNKIDSSKMRKNKKINKYSILFDLIKKNYKIFFIAIIIILLSNIVNIIIPIITKNVIDIYIKNKDLVGFYNELIKLFILIMVFSLITFFNIYTNEYLGQNILFSLKKKVFDHLIYLPSNYFDKTPVGKFISRIESDGEAVRIFITNSILLILNDIILFIGMLIVMINKSPVLTLFLMIVVVFLAIFSVWYKNRIYPIWEKFRKVFSSMTGVLSDIIKGSILLKLNNLEGWGINKLNNELKKIFILGKKGDFIDSLYHNTLFIFESLTIALIIWITVFKTSIVKVNFSVGLLYLFTSYIRQFFGPIKNLTQQYQEVQKALAALSRIEEILNIEKEDFSGLDINDFKDKIVFNNVSFSYDNRKIVLKNVSFTIKKGEKVALVGKTGSGKTTIISILLRLYDGYKGSIKIDGIELKNINKGALRNLFSTVFQDIFLFEDNVKNNITIGKNIDDDYIFSFLDNIGIKEYFKRFSNGLYTNIGNEATNISTGEKQLVSIVRTYLRNSEIFIFDEATASIDRETEDLIYKSLNKFSKDKTCIIIAHKLSTIKNVDKIIVFHNGEVIEEGSYNELVSKNGYFAELVNIKT, encoded by the coding sequence ATGAATTATAAAAGAAACAAAATAGATAGTAGTAAAATGAGGAAAAATAAAAAAATTAATAAATATAGTATACTTTTTGATCTAATCAAAAAAAATTATAAGATTTTTTTTATTGCTATAATTATTATTTTGCTATCAAATATAGTTAATATAATAATTCCAATAATTACAAAAAATGTAATAGATATTTATATTAAAAATAAAGATTTAGTTGGTTTTTATAATGAACTTATTAAACTATTTATTCTTATTATGGTATTTAGTTTAATTACTTTTTTTAACATTTATACCAATGAGTATTTAGGACAAAATATTTTGTTTAGCTTAAAGAAGAAAGTTTTTGATCATCTTATATACCTTCCAAGTAATTATTTTGATAAAACCCCAGTTGGAAAATTTATATCAAGAATAGAATCTGATGGAGAAGCTGTTAGAATTTTTATTACTAATTCAATACTTTTAATATTAAATGATATAATTTTGTTTATTGGTATGTTAATTGTTATGATTAATAAATCCCCGGTTTTAACTTTATTTTTAATGATAGTAGTTGTTTTTTTAGCTATTTTTTCTGTATGGTATAAAAACAGGATTTATCCTATATGGGAAAAATTTAGAAAAGTATTCTCTTCTATGACTGGTGTTTTATCTGATATAATTAAAGGATCTATCTTATTAAAATTAAATAATTTAGAAGGTTGGGGCATCAATAAACTAAACAATGAATTAAAAAAAATATTTATATTAGGAAAAAAAGGTGATTTCATTGATAGTTTATATCATAATACTTTATTTATTTTTGAATCTTTAACAATAGCTTTAATTATATGGATTACTGTTTTTAAGACATCAATTGTTAAGGTAAATTTCTCAGTTGGTTTATTATACCTTTTTACTTCTTATATAAGACAATTTTTTGGGCCTATTAAAAATCTTACCCAACAATATCAAGAGGTTCAAAAAGCTTTAGCTGCTTTATCTAGAATTGAAGAGATACTAAATATTGAAAAAGAAGATTTTTCTGGATTGGATATCAATGATTTTAAGGATAAAATAGTATTTAATAATGTTTCATTTTCTTATGATAATAGGAAAATAGTTTTAAAAAATGTATCTTTTACCATAAAAAAAGGTGAAAAAGTTGCTCTTGTAGGTAAAACAGGGTCAGGGAAAACCACTATTATTTCTATTTTATTAAGATTGTATGATGGATATAAAGGTTCTATAAAAATCGATGGTATAGAATTAAAAAATATAAACAAAGGAGCTTTAAGAAATTTATTTTCAACAGTTTTTCAAGATATTTTTTTGTTTGAAGATAATGTTAAAAATAATATTACAATAGGAAAAAATATTGATGATGATTATATTTTTAGTTTTCTTGACAATATAGGAATAAAAGAATATTTTAAAAGATTTTCTAATGGTTTGTATACAAATATAGGAAATGAAGCCACTAATATTTCTACAGGTGAAAAACAATTAGTTTCTATAGTTAGGACCTACTTAAGAAACTCTGAAATTTTTATTTTTGATGAAGCTACAGCATCTATTGATAGGGAGACAGAAGATTTAATTTATAAATCATTAAACAAATTTTCTAAAGATAAAACATGTATTATTATTGCTCATAAATTATCAACTATAAAAAATGTTGATAAAATTATAGTTTTTCATAACGGAGAAGTTATAGAAGAAGGTAGTTATAATGAGTTAGTAAGTAAAAATGGTTATTTTGCTGAGCTTGTAAATATAAAAACATAA